Proteins encoded by one window of Halomonas sp. Bachu 37:
- a CDS encoding ATP-binding cassette domain-containing protein has protein sequence MQALTLKGEVAAYGEVRVLGPLSLTLAPGEHVALVGKSGAGKSTLLALMYDRWRDQGAALMPQELGLVPTLSVFHNVYMGRLDRHSWWRNLLTLVRPRHRDIAAISALLETLGIADKCWTLCGELSGGQRQRVAAARSLYQAGRVLLADEPVSALDGPQAAQVMEVLVETYPASVLAMHDLELALRFSSRVVGIQGGEIAIDQPSHRLVAADLMSLY, from the coding sequence GCTCGGCCCATTGAGCCTGACGCTGGCCCCCGGCGAGCACGTGGCCCTGGTGGGCAAGAGCGGTGCCGGTAAATCGACGCTGCTGGCCCTGATGTACGACCGTTGGCGCGACCAGGGCGCGGCCTTGATGCCTCAGGAGCTGGGGTTGGTGCCCACGCTTTCGGTGTTTCACAACGTCTATATGGGGCGGCTGGATCGCCACTCCTGGTGGCGTAACCTGCTGACGCTGGTACGCCCTCGACACCGAGATATTGCCGCCATAAGCGCACTGCTGGAAACGCTGGGCATTGCCGACAAGTGCTGGACGCTGTGTGGCGAGCTTTCGGGCGGCCAGCGCCAGCGTGTCGCCGCGGCGCGTAGCCTGTACCAGGCCGGGCGCGTGCTGCTTGCCGACGAGCCCGTCTCGGCCCTGGATGGTCCCCAGGCGGCACAAGTCATGGAAGTATTGGTCGAGACCTATCCAGCCTCGGTGCTGGCGATGCACGACCTGGAGCTGGCGCTGCGTTTTTCCAGCCGCGTGGTGGGCATTCAAGGCGGCGAGATCGCCATCGACCAGCCCAGCCATCGGCTTGTCGCCGCCGATCTGATGTCGTTGTACTGA